TGACAAGAATCGGTGATGTTCAAGGCTACGAGGTCAACGAGAAGAAGGAAAAGGTAGCAGTGGACGGAAAGCTGTTTTACCGAGGCATCGACGTGGAAGACATCGTCAACAGCTGTCTTTCGGATGATCGCTTCGGTTACGAAGAAACCAGCTATCTTCTTCTGTTCGGTACGCTGCCAAACAAACAGCAGCTTGAAGACTTCAAGAAAGTAGTTGGCCTGAAGCGTGAGCTTCCGCTGGGTTTCGCAAGGGATATGATCCTGACGGCTCCCAGCAAAAATGTAATGAATAAATTGGCAAGGAGCGTTCTTGCTCTTTATTCCTATGACGAAAATCCGGACGATGTATCCATAGAAAATGTGCTGCGCCAATCCATCAATCTGATCGGTTATTTTCCGTCTCTGATTGCTTATGGGTATCAAGCAAAGCGGTCTTATTACGATAATCAGAGCCTTCATATTCATTATCCGGATCCCAAGCTGTCCACTGCTGAAAACATCCTGAGATTGATGCGTCCCATGGGCGAGTATACCGATATCGAAGCAAAGCTGCTGGATATCTCCATGATCCTTCATGCAGAACACGGCGGCGGAAACAATTCCTCGTTTACAACCCATGTAGTATCATCTACAGCAACGGATACTTATTCGGCCATCGCGGCGGCAGTGGGTTCTTTGAAGGGACCAAAGCACGGCGGTGCCAATGTGGAGGTTCTGGAGATGATGGCTGACATCAAGGC
This genomic window from Clostridiales bacterium contains:
- a CDS encoding citrate/2-methylcitrate synthase, with product MNQELEKSFVQTMADHLAESNAMDSSLYSKYDVKRGLRDSNGAGVVVGLTRIGDVQGYEVNEKKEKVAVDGKLFYRGIDVEDIVNSCLSDDRFGYEETSYLLLFGTLPNKQQLEDFKKVVGLKRELPLGFARDMILTAPSKNVMNKLARSVLALYSYDENPDDVSIENVLRQSINLIGYFPSLIAYGYQAKRSYYDNQSLHIHYPDPKLSTAENILRLMRPMGEYTDIEAKLLDISMILHAEHGGGNNSSFTTHVVSSTATDTYSAIAAAVGSLKGPKHGGANVEVLEMMADIKANVKDITNYKEVENYLIKILKGEANDGSGLIYGLGHAVYTVSDPRATLLKKMAKKLAEDKDLLDDFMLYDFIEHRAPILFMESKGTSKPMPANVDLYSGFVYNALNIPTDIATPIFACSRLSGWCAHRIEELVAAGKIMRPAYKCVQPHLEYTPLSKR